The Ectothiorhodospiraceae bacterium 2226 region CGCGCGCGTGCCTCGCGGCGCGCTTGGTTACCCTTGCTCTCGCTGCTCCTCGTGTGGCCTGCGCACGCGGAGAGTAGCGCTGCACGGTGGGGCATGGTGGAGCCCGCGCCACTCGGCGAGGTGACCGAGCGGCAGGTCGACCCTGACGAGCGCTCGACGCCCTGGCTCCAGGACCCCGCGCTGTACGAGGACTCGTATGGCGATCGCATCGAGAATCAGCAGGTACTGGAGCGCGCGGTCGAGACGCGCAAGCTGCAGAATGTCGTGCCGCCCATTCGCTTTGCCTCGGGACAGGCGGAGATCCCCGATGGCTACGTCGAGCTGTTGCGCGCGGCCCTGGATCAGATGAAGCACCGCGTGAACGTTCGGCTGCACTTCGTCGGCCACAGCGACAACGTGCCGTTGCGCGGCGCGCTGGAGGAGCAGTACGGCGACAACCTGGGGCTGTCGCGCGAGCGTGCCGGCACCACCGCCGAGTACTTCCAGCGGGCGCTCAGCCTGCCGCCTGAGTCGATCTCCTACGAGGGCGTCGGCGAGGCCCAGCCGGTGGCGAGCAACGATACCGAGGCCGGGCGTGCGCAGAACCGCCGAGTGGAGGTCGAGGTCTGGTACGACGAGGTGAGCGAGGTGCTCGCCGAGCGCGAGGTGGTGGTGGCGCGCGAGCTCACGCGTGTGCCGGTCTGTCGCGTGGAAACGGTGTGCATGCTCAAGTACAAGGAGGGGCATGCCAAGCGCGCGCGCATCAGGAACCTCCTGCCGCCGCTGCGTTACGACGCGGACGCCGGCGAGATCCCGCCGCAATACCTCGAGCAGCTGCGCGAGGCGCTGCACAACCTGCGGGACAAGCAGAACGTGGTGGTGAAGTTTATCGGTTACACCGATGACATTCCGCTGACCGGGCGCACCGCCCGCATCTATGGTACGCACGAGGGACTCTCCAGCGCCCGCGCCCGACGCGTCGCCCTCGCGGTGCAGGACGCGCTCGGCCTGCCGACCGCCGCCGTGGACAGCGACGGTCGAGGCGCGACCGCGCCCCTCGCTTCGAACGAAACCGAGCAGGGGCGGTCGCTCAACCGTCGCGTCGAGGTCGAGTTCTGGCACGACGACCCGTTGGCGGAACTGCCCGACGAGCCGCAGCTGTGTCCGGAGTCGGCCGCCGCCGAGACGGTGACCGTGGTGTACGACCCGCCGAGCGGGGCGATCCGGCCGATCTATTTCGACGGCGGACGCGCGCAGGTGCCGCCGGGCTACTTCGATCGCCTCGGCCGACTGCTCGAAGAGGTGCGCCACAAGGCCAACCCGCGCCTGCGCTTCATTGGCTACACCAACAACGAACGGCTGGATCGCCGCGTGGCGATGGTGTACGGCGATGACATCGGCCTGTCGGCGGCGCGCGCCACACGCATGATGCAGCAGGCGACGGCACACCTTGGGCTGCCGCCCGAGCGGGCGGAGACCGAGGGCCGCGGCTACGTGCAGACCGAGGACGTGGTCAACGCGGGCTTCGTCGAGGCGGAGCTTGCGCGGGTGGAAGTGCAGGTGGTCTATGACGAACTGGCGGCGCTCGATGACGCCGACGCCATGGACATCACCCGCTTGACGCGCGCGGTGGCGCCCAAGAACCCGTTCGCGCTGAATTCCATGCGCATCACCGTGGACGGCAAGCCGCTCAGCGATCCGAACAAGAGCATCGCCGACGTGCAGCGCTGTACCGACGTCGCCCTGGACGCGGCCAACATCGCGTTCAAGTTCGACAACCTGGCGTTCTCGCCGCGGCTCAACGTGACGGCCTGGCCGAGCACGCTGCGCTACCGCGATGACGCCGATACCGAGTATCCCGAGAACCTGGTGCAGTTCCGGCGCTACACCAACTACGCGAGTTTTATCGCTGAGTCGGAGGTGCGCATTTTCCGCGCCGAGGACTCCACGCGCGCCGAGCCGCTCGCGGTCGTGCCCCTGGATGCGGATGGGCGCGGCGAATGGGAGGCCGAGTTCGACCGCGTGGGTGCCGCGGGCCTGGACCTTCAGTACCTGGTGCGGGTGTATGACGCCGATGGCAACTTCGACGAGACGCAGCCGCAGCCGCTGTGGGTCGTCGAGGCGCTGGCCGACGAGCCCGAGGCCTACGATCCCCAGCGCGAGGTGCTGGTCGGCTACGGCGAGAGCCGTCTCGCGGTGCGGAACATTCCCTTGAACGGCGGCACCATCCGCGTGGTGGGGGCGGACATCCCGAGCGGGCACTCCGTGTGGGTGGCCGGGCGGGCATTGCCGCTCAGCGAGGATCGCGCGTTCGTGACCGAGGAGATACTGCCCGCCGGGATGCATACGGTGGAGGTGGCCGTGCTCGACCAAGCGGGCAACGGCGAGTTGTTCCTGCGCGACCTGGAGCTCAAGAAGAGCGACTGGTTCTACGTCGGTATCGCCGATCTCACCGTGTCGGCGCACGATACCCGCGGCCCGGCGCGCCTGCTCGGCGACGCGCAGTACGACGATGACCTGGCGGTGGACGGGCGCCTCGCGTTCTATACCAAGGGCAAGTTCGGCGATCGCTGGCGCCTGACCGCGAGCGCCGATACGCGCGAAGGGCCGGTCGAGGACATCTTCAGCAACTTCATGGACAAGTCGCCGGATGCGCTGTTTCGGCGCATCGACCCGGATTACTACTATCCGACCTTCGGCGACGACGGCACGGTGACCGAGGACGCGCCGACCATGGGCAAGTTCTACGCGCGGCTCGAGCGCGACCAGAACCACGCCTTGTGGGGCAGCTTCAAGGTCGGGTATCTCGGCAACAGCCTCGCGCACGTGGATCGCAGCCTGTACGGCGCGAATCTGCATTACCGCACCCAGGACACCACCAGCTTCGGCGAAGAGCGGCTGATGTTCGACGGCTTCGCGGCCGAACCCGGCACCGTGGCCGCGCGCGACGAGTTCCGCGGCACGGGCGGCTCGCTGTACTTCCTGCGCCACCGCGACATTCTAATCGGCTCCGAGCGCCTGCGGGTGGAGGTGCGCGACAAGGACTCGGGCATCGTGCTGGCGGTGAAGAATCTGCTGCCCGGTCTGGACTACGACGTGGACCACCTGCAAGGGCGGGTGATGCTGACCGAACCCTTGTCGCCCACCGCGAGCGACGACCTGCTGGTGGACAGCGGGACCGGCAGCGGCAACCCGGTGTTCCTGGTGGCGCGCTACGAATACGCGCCCGGCTTCGAGAAGCTCGACACGCTGGCCGCCGGTGGGCGCCTGCACTACTGGTTCAACGACCACGTCAAGCTCGGCGTGACGGGCAACCGTAACGAAGAGGACGACGCCGAGAGCAGCCTGGGGGCTATCGACCTCACGCTGCGCAAGAACACCGATTCCTGGCTGCGCATCGAGGCCTCGGAGAGCACGGGCGGCGACGTCACCGCCGTGCAGTCGATCGACGGCGGCTTCGGCTTCGACCCGGTGTTCGGGCCGCAGGGTCAGGATCTGCGTGGCAGCGCCTATCGCTTGGACGCCAGCGTCGGCCTGCGCGATGTGTTCCAGGACGTGGACGGCAAGCTGACCCTGTACCACCAAAGCGTGGACGCCGGCTACTCCTCGCCCAGCGTGCGCGCCGCCACCGACACCGATCAGCACGGCGGCGCGTTGAGCATGCCGGTCACCGAGCAGGTGGGCCTACGGGTCAAGGCCGACAAGCGCAGGCAGCAGATGGGGCTGAATACCCAGGCGGTGGAGGTGGATGTCGACTACCTGCTCACCGAGCGCTGGACGCTGAGTAGCGGCGTGCGGCACGACAAGCGCACCGACCGCTCGCCGGTTGTCCCCTTGACCCAGGAGGAAGGCGAGCGCACCGATGCGGTGGTGCGCGCCGCCTACGATTCACACGAGCGCTGGAGCGCCTACGGCTTTGCGCAGGACACCCTGAATACCACCGGCAACCGTGATCGCAACGGGCGCCTCGGTACCGGCGGCGCCTATCGGTTCAGCGACCGCTTCCGTATGCGCGGCGAGGTCTCCGGCGGCGACCTCGGCGCGGCCGGGCAGCTCGGCACCGACTTCCTGTGGACCGACCGCACCAACCTTTATTTGACCTACGCGCTCGAGAACGAGCGCACCGACAACGGTCTGCGCGCCCGCCGGGGCAACCTCACCTCCGGTTTCAAGACCCGCTACTCGGACAGCGCGAGCGTGTACGTCGAGGAGCGCTATACGCACGGCGACGTGCCCACCGGGCTGATGCACTCCACGGGCGTGGATCTCGCACCCACGGATCGCTGGAACTTCGGGGCCAATGTGGACGTGGGCACCCTGAAGGACCCGCAGACCAGCGCCGAGTTGCGCCGGCAGGCCTTCGGCGCGCGTGTCGGCTACGGGTTCGACGCCTTGAAGGTGGCGAGCGCCTTCGAGTACCGCGTGGACGAGATCGAGAACCCCGATACCAGCTTCGTCAAGCGCACCACCTGGCTGACGAAGAACAGCCTGCGCTATCAGTTCTCGCCCGATTGGCGGCTGCTCGGCAAGCTGAACCACTCCGAGAGCGAGAGCTCGCAGGGCGAGTTCTACGACGGGCGCTATACCGAGGCGGTGCTCGGCTATGCGTACCGGCCGGTCAACCACGACCGCTTGAACGCGCTGTTCAAGTACACCTACTTCTACAACCTGCCAACCGCGGACCAGGTGACGCTGAGCAATACGCCCGCGGCCTTCATCCAGAAGAGTCACATCCTCGCGGCGGACGTGCTGTATGACCTCACCGCCCGCTGGACCGTGGGCGGCAAGTACGCCTATCGCCTGGGCCAGGTCAGCCAAGACCGCGAGAATCCGGAGTTCTTCGACAGCAACGCGCACTTGTACATCCTGCGCGTGGATTGGCACTTCATCCGTCAGTGGGACGCCCTCGCGGAGTGGCGCATCCTCGATCTGCCGGATGCCGGGGACCGGCGCAGCGGGGCGCTGCTGGGCATCTACCGGCACCTCGGTCGCCACGTGAAGCTGGGGGCGGGTTACAACTTCACCGACTTCTCGGACGACCTGACCAACCTGTCCTACGACTCGCAAGGCGTGTTCGTCAATATCGTCGGTAAGTTCTAAAGGGAAGTATGAGTCGGTCCCTCCTTATGTCCTGAGCCCTGTACAGCGCACAACAGGGCTTCCTCACTGGTTCGTTATCAACGGCGAGGCGGGGGAGCCCGCTAGCCGGATGCTCAGGGCGTGCGGGGCAGCCGCGTCCGAGGCGCGTGTGCTCAAGCGGCGCCGTCGGCAGCGCGCTGTCGGTTGGGACGTGGCGCCCGCTGGCGGCACGCCCCGCGGACGCGCCACGGTGGGAGCGGCCACTTTACCTCCTACACTGTATGCGGTAGGTGCTCGCCGGAGTTGACCGGTCGCGCCGGCCCGACTAAATAAACGGCAAGCCATAAAGGCACGGTAGGCGCCCAGGGCGGAGTCCCCAGAGGACCACGCACGTGAGAAAACGAGCGGCGGAAGTATTAGGCGCTCAATCATTTACTGCTTGCCAGCGATGCATTTGCCTCGCGTTCCCAGGGAACGAGGCGGGGCAAGTATTTCCCGTTGTCGGCAGGTTGTGCGTCTGGAGGGGCGCGGCGCGCGGCGGCCCAGCGCGAGGACGGCATGCCCGGCGCCCCGAGTGTATCTCGGGGCCAACGCTTGATAAGGAGATCGACAATGAACGTCAGTGACGCGTACCGGGGGAAGACCGTCCTCGTAACAGGGCACACAGGCTTCAAGGGCTCGTGGCTCAGTGAGTGGCTCACCCTGCTCGGCGCGCGTGTCGTGGGCTACTCGCTGGATATCCCTTCGACCCCTTCGCACTTCACCGCGCTGGGGCTCGGCGAGCGTGTCGCGGCGGATGTGCGCGGCGACGTGCGTTCCCTGGACGCTCTGCAGGCGGTGATCGATGAGCACCAGCCGCAGTTCATCTTCCACTTGGCGGCGCAGCCTATCGTGCGGCGCTCGTTCAAGGAGCCCCACTACACCGTGGAGACGAACCTCGGCGGTAGCCTCAACGTGCTCGAAGCCGTGCGCCGCGCGGAACGCGACTGCGTGGTCATCATGATCACGACGGACAAGGTGTACGAGAACGAGGAGTGGGTCCACGCCTACCGCGAAAACGATCGGCTGGGCGGCCACGATCTCTACAGCGCGAGCAAGGCCTGTGCGGAAATCGTCATCTCCGCCTACCGGCGCAGCTTTTTCGAACGCCCGGCCGCGCAGGGTGGCTCCCGCGTGGCCGTTGCCAGCGTGCGCGGGGGCAATGTGATCGGCGGCGGCGACTGGTCCGAGAATCGCATCGTGCCGGACGCCGTGCGCAGCCTGGCGCACGACCAACCGATCCGCGTGCGCAACCCCCGTTCGACCCGGCCCTGGCAGCACGTACTGGACCTGCTCGGCGGTTACCTACAACTCGGTGCGGAGATCGCACACGCCCGCGCGCAAGGGGACGAGGAGCGTCTGCGGGAGCTTTGCTCGGCCTTCAACTTCGGGCCGCTGCTGGCCTCCAACCGCACCGTCGGCGAGCTGGTAGAGGAGATTCTCAAGCACTGGCCGGGGGAATGGGAAAACCTGCACGAGGCGCACGCGGAGCACGAGGCCGGCAAGCTCAACCTGACCATCGACAAGGCCGTTCACATGCTGGGCTGGCGCCCGCGCTGGAGCTTCGAGGAATGCGTCGCCGAGACGGTCGCGTGGTATCGGGGCTACTACATGCAGCGCAACCCAAGCACGGAGGCGGTGCGCCGGCTGACGCAGGAGCAGATCCTCGCGTACATGGGGCAGCAGCCGGACCAGCACGCAGCGGCGCGCACGGCTGCGGCGCACGCGGCGGGCGGCGGGTAGGGCGGCGTCCTCAGCGCGGGGCACGGAACGTTGGGCGAGGGCCGGCCCCGTGCACGCCCCGGATGGGTTCGATAAATCGAGGTAGGGTAAGCGCATGTCCCGGCCCGCCAGCCGCGCTTGCGGGCGCGTGGGTTTCACAGTGGGGCGCGGCCGTGTGGGAAATGGCCGTTGACGCGGTGATCGCCTGCTAGTTCGGTTCGGCCTCCCTGACCTGGAACAGGCGCGTGCATAACTCGCGTAACCAATTGCTGGCGGCGTCGCCGTGGTTTACGCGGTGCCAAACCATTTTCATCTCGAATCCGGGCACCTCCAGCGGCGGCTTGAACGCGCGGAACTCCCAGGCGGACTGAAACGCTCGGGCCAGACGCTCCGGTAGGGTGACCATCAGGTCGCTGCCGTTCAGCACCAGAGGGATGGCGAGTGCATGCGGGGCGTACAAGCGCGTGTGGCTGGCGAGGCGGCGCTTGGCCAAGGCCCGGTCGACCACGCCGATGTTGCCTTCTTGTGGTGTGTACAGCACGTGGTCGTATCCGACGAACTGTGCCAGCGTGATGCCCTCGACGATCTCCGGGTGATCTTTCGCGACCAGGCACACGAACTCGTCCTTGAACAGCACCTTCTCGTAGAAATCCGCCCCCGCTTCCACCTGGCTGCTGAAGGCCAGGTCGACCTCGTTCGCCTCTAGTTTCTTCAGAACCCGCTTCTCGTCCAGGCGCAAAACCTTAATGGCGACCTTGGGCGCAATCCCGGCGAGTTCGCTCAACAGGGCGGGCAGCAGGGTCGCGCTGCCGTAGTCGGTCATGGCCACCACGAACAGCTTGTCGGAGGTGAGGGGATCGAACTTGCGGTTGGACTCCAGCGTCTCCTCGACGAGCTGGAGGGCCTCGCGGATGGCGGGTGCGATGGTGCGCGCGAAGGGCGTCGGCAGCATGCCCTGCGAGGTCTTGACGAATAGCGGGTCGCCGTACGCGGCGCGCAGTCGGTTGAGGGCGTTGCTCACCGCCGGCTGCGACAGGCCCAGTTCGATGCCGGCCCGGCTCAGGTTGGCGAGACGGTAAACGGCGTCGAATACGACGAGCAGGTTGTGGTCCAATTTTCGGTTATTCACGTCATGAATAATGAATTATAAGGTCTATCAGTGTTGAGCATAGCTCAGTTCTTTTCGTAGATTAAGCGGCAGGCGACAAGAAGTTGCGATTACTTAAGGTTTCTACTCGGCATGGATGGGTTCCGGGAGCAGGGTGACAGGGCATCTGTGAGCGCCGCGGCGGCCGTAGCGGCTAGCACGCGTGGCGCCCGGTGCCAAAGTACGGCGGCCCCTTCGGGGGCGGCCGCGCCGGGCCTACACCGGGACCTGCTCCACGGCCGACACCGTTTTCCTCCGTCCAACAGAAGGGTTGTCGCCATGGAAAACGTCGATTGTCGTGCGCTGGACCCGATCGCCTGCACGAATTCCGTCCGTCGGGCCGCCATTATCGCCGGCCATTACTGCCTGTCCCCCGAACTCAGTGACCTTTCGCATGACAGCGATGCCGAGGAGATCTCGTTCTTGAGTGGCGCCAAGCTGCTGCACGATCTGCGTTCGCAGGGCAAAGACGGGGTGCTGGTGCTGTGGATCAACGACATCGGGATCGATCCTGCCGAGCGCGAGCGGCTGCGGGCCGAATATGCGCTACCCGAAAACTACCGTGCCATTCTCGACCGTTACGCGCTGTCGCGCAGCGACGTCTCGGTGATGTTCGAGAGCGCGATGCGCAACAAGGCCTCCACGACGCTGCGCAAGCTCGCCAAGCGCAGTCCCGAGACCTTTCTCGTCGTAAGTCCCGATGATCCAGCGCTGGTGCGCTGTATCAATCGGGCCACGTGTCAGGCAGAACCGCCCGGCCGCGTCTACGCCGTACAGGGCCCTGATCAGGAGATGCTGGTGGTGAAGGAAGGACCGAATCCAAAGTGCAACCTGATTCTCGGAACCTTCCTCAAGCAGGTCACGAGCGACTACGCGCCCGACATCGTGGTCAATATCTTCAACGCGATCTATTCGAATCGGATTCGCTTCGGCGTTTACGTTTCGAAGCATGTACTCGGCAACAGCACGCCGATCTTCAACTATTTTGCCGACGGGGACGTGGTCACCGAAGCCTGTTGGCACGTTTGAGAGGAAGAAATATGGGGGATGAGGCGAGGGCGGCATGGGCCGCTCCTGTTGCCCGCCGGCGGCTCGGGATCATCACAGGCGCCGGGCCGGAGGCCGGCCTCGATCTGTGGAGCAAGATGCTGGCGGCGAACCGGGCGATGCTGGGCGCCGCCTACCGCGGTGACCTTGACGCCCCCGATGTCACGGTCTTCTCGGTGCCCGAGCTCGGTCTCGCCATGGACCTCGAAGGCAACGAGGAGCGGCTGTGGGAGGTTTTACGCCAGACGCTGCTTACCATGGATGCCGCCGGCGTCGACCTGTTCTGCATCGCGTGCAACGCGCTGCACTACTACGCCGACCGGATTGCGGACTTGCAGCTCAACGCGCGTTTCGTGTCCATCGTCGACGCGGTGCGCGCTTACCTCCAGGCCGAGGGGGTGGAGGAGGCCGCCATCTTGTCGATCAGTCGGGTGATGGCGCTCGATCGCTGGTCGGCCTACACGCCGCTGGCGCGCGACGTGCGCCTGGAGACGCCGGAGGAGCCCGCGTTGTTGGACGAGATCATCCAGTGCGTCAAGCGCTACGGGCCGCAGCGTGCCGAGACCTTCGGCAAGTTCGCGCGCGTCCTGGAGGGGCTGCGCGCGCCGGTCGTGCTGCTCGCCTGCACCGAGTTGCCGCTGATTCCTACCACCCAGCGCGACAAGACGCTGGTGGATGTCACCGCGGTGCTTGCGCGTACCATGGTAAAAGCTTCGCTGTCGGCGCCGGACGTCGAGAGCGTGGGTGAGGGGGGGCTGTAAGGTGGAATTCCTGTTGGTAGCGTTCGCCGGGGGCCTGCTCGGCTCCTGGTGGATGGATCTGGTCGACGATTGGAACAAGCGCACCACCGGCATCCACAGCGGGGTGACCGCCGCGCTCATCGGTCGCTGGGTGCTCGGCTGGGGGCGCCTGCGCTTCGCTCACAGCGAGATCACCGAGTCGCCGGCGCGCGAGGGCGAGGCGCGCGCGGGGATGGTGTTCCATTATCTGGTGGGCGGCGGCTGCGTCGCCCTGGTGTACCCGTTGTTTTTTCTTGCGACCGGTATCCCCACGCCGAGCAGCCACATCGTGCCGGCCATCGTGTACGGCTTCATTACCTCGCTGTTGCCGTGGTTCATTCTGTTCCCAGCCTTCGGCTGGGGCGTGTTCGCACGCCGTCCCCTTCCCGGCACGCGCCCGGTCCTGGCCAGCACCATCACCCACCTGCCTTACGGGCTGGGCATCGGCGTCACGCTGGACGGCTACGCCTGGCTGACCGGCGCGGGATTCTGAGCCCGCGCATCACCCACCGCTCAAGGCCTGCACGATCGCCACGTCGTCTTGCTCTGCGAGCGGGCGCGAAAGGTCGAACACCGCTTCGCCGTTGACGAAGAAGCGCATGTGCGGGCGCATGCGGTTCTGTTCGTCGATGATGCGGAACCGGAAGCCGGGGTAGCGCTGGTCGAGGTCCGTGAGCACCTCGTGCAGGGTCGCGCCTCGCGCCTGCACGCGGTCGGCGCCCGTGTAGGACTGGAGCGGGGTTGGGATCAGTACGTTCATGTCAGCGGCCACTAATCGAGCAGGCCCGCTTCCACGGAGTAGATCTCGGGCAGGTGGCGCGCGACACAGTGCCATTGCGCCCCCTCGTTGGCGCTCATCCATAGCTCTCCGCTGGTGGTGCCGAAGTACAGCCCGACCGGGTCCTGCGCATCGGCGGTCATCGCCTGGCGCTTGACGGTCCACCAGGCCTGCTCGAGCGGCAGTCCCGCATCATGGCGCTGCCAGCTCTGGCCGCCGTCGTGCGTGGCGTAGACCGCGGGCGTGCCGCCGGGGCTGGTGCGCGGCCAGACATCGGTGCCGTCCATCGGAAACACCCATGCGGTGTCGGCATCGCGCGGGTGCACCACGATGGGAAAGCCGATGTCGCC contains the following coding sequences:
- a CDS encoding aspartate/glutamate racemase family protein, with translation MGDEARAAWAAPVARRRLGIITGAGPEAGLDLWSKMLAANRAMLGAAYRGDLDAPDVTVFSVPELGLAMDLEGNEERLWEVLRQTLLTMDAAGVDLFCIACNALHYYADRIADLQLNARFVSIVDAVRAYLQAEGVEEAAILSISRVMALDRWSAYTPLARDVRLETPEEPALLDEIIQCVKRYGPQRAETFGKFARVLEGLRAPVVLLACTELPLIPTTQRDKTLVDVTAVLARTMVKASLSAPDVESVGEGGL
- the rfbG gene encoding CDP-glucose 4,6-dehydratase, with product MNVSDAYRGKTVLVTGHTGFKGSWLSEWLTLLGARVVGYSLDIPSTPSHFTALGLGERVAADVRGDVRSLDALQAVIDEHQPQFIFHLAAQPIVRRSFKEPHYTVETNLGGSLNVLEAVRRAERDCVVIMITTDKVYENEEWVHAYRENDRLGGHDLYSASKACAEIVISAYRRSFFERPAAQGGSRVAVASVRGGNVIGGGDWSENRIVPDAVRSLAHDQPIRVRNPRSTRPWQHVLDLLGGYLQLGAEIAHARAQGDEERLRELCSAFNFGPLLASNRTVGELVEEILKHWPGEWENLHEAHAEHEAGKLNLTIDKAVHMLGWRPRWSFEECVAETVAWYRGYYMQRNPSTEAVRRLTQEQILAYMGQQPDQHAAARTAAAHAAGGG
- a CDS encoding MoaD/ThiS family protein, whose protein sequence is MNVLIPTPLQSYTGADRVQARGATLHEVLTDLDQRYPGFRFRIIDEQNRMRPHMRFFVNGEAVFDLSRPLAEQDDVAIVQALSGG
- a CDS encoding OmpA family protein: MTLDVRHRKQETVAAGSRVARRCARARASRRAWLPLLSLLLVWPAHAESSAARWGMVEPAPLGEVTERQVDPDERSTPWLQDPALYEDSYGDRIENQQVLERAVETRKLQNVVPPIRFASGQAEIPDGYVELLRAALDQMKHRVNVRLHFVGHSDNVPLRGALEEQYGDNLGLSRERAGTTAEYFQRALSLPPESISYEGVGEAQPVASNDTEAGRAQNRRVEVEVWYDEVSEVLAEREVVVARELTRVPVCRVETVCMLKYKEGHAKRARIRNLLPPLRYDADAGEIPPQYLEQLREALHNLRDKQNVVVKFIGYTDDIPLTGRTARIYGTHEGLSSARARRVALAVQDALGLPTAAVDSDGRGATAPLASNETEQGRSLNRRVEVEFWHDDPLAELPDEPQLCPESAAAETVTVVYDPPSGAIRPIYFDGGRAQVPPGYFDRLGRLLEEVRHKANPRLRFIGYTNNERLDRRVAMVYGDDIGLSAARATRMMQQATAHLGLPPERAETEGRGYVQTEDVVNAGFVEAELARVEVQVVYDELAALDDADAMDITRLTRAVAPKNPFALNSMRITVDGKPLSDPNKSIADVQRCTDVALDAANIAFKFDNLAFSPRLNVTAWPSTLRYRDDADTEYPENLVQFRRYTNYASFIAESEVRIFRAEDSTRAEPLAVVPLDADGRGEWEAEFDRVGAAGLDLQYLVRVYDADGNFDETQPQPLWVVEALADEPEAYDPQREVLVGYGESRLAVRNIPLNGGTIRVVGADIPSGHSVWVAGRALPLSEDRAFVTEEILPAGMHTVEVAVLDQAGNGELFLRDLELKKSDWFYVGIADLTVSAHDTRGPARLLGDAQYDDDLAVDGRLAFYTKGKFGDRWRLTASADTREGPVEDIFSNFMDKSPDALFRRIDPDYYYPTFGDDGTVTEDAPTMGKFYARLERDQNHALWGSFKVGYLGNSLAHVDRSLYGANLHYRTQDTTSFGEERLMFDGFAAEPGTVAARDEFRGTGGSLYFLRHRDILIGSERLRVEVRDKDSGIVLAVKNLLPGLDYDVDHLQGRVMLTEPLSPTASDDLLVDSGTGSGNPVFLVARYEYAPGFEKLDTLAAGGRLHYWFNDHVKLGVTGNRNEEDDAESSLGAIDLTLRKNTDSWLRIEASESTGGDVTAVQSIDGGFGFDPVFGPQGQDLRGSAYRLDASVGLRDVFQDVDGKLTLYHQSVDAGYSSPSVRAATDTDQHGGALSMPVTEQVGLRVKADKRRQQMGLNTQAVEVDVDYLLTERWTLSSGVRHDKRTDRSPVVPLTQEEGERTDAVVRAAYDSHERWSAYGFAQDTLNTTGNRDRNGRLGTGGAYRFSDRFRMRGEVSGGDLGAAGQLGTDFLWTDRTNLYLTYALENERTDNGLRARRGNLTSGFKTRYSDSASVYVEERYTHGDVPTGLMHSTGVDLAPTDRWNFGANVDVGTLKDPQTSAELRRQAFGARVGYGFDALKVASAFEYRVDEIENPDTSFVKRTTWLTKNSLRYQFSPDWRLLGKLNHSESESSQGEFYDGRYTEAVLGYAYRPVNHDRLNALFKYTYFYNLPTADQVTLSNTPAAFIQKSHILAADVLYDLTARWTVGGKYAYRLGQVSQDRENPEFFDSNAHLYILRVDWHFIRQWDALAEWRILDLPDAGDRRSGALLGIYRHLGRHVKLGAGYNFTDFSDDLTNLSYDSQGVFVNIVGKF
- a CDS encoding LysR family transcriptional regulator; this translates as MNNRKLDHNLLVVFDAVYRLANLSRAGIELGLSQPAVSNALNRLRAAYGDPLFVKTSQGMLPTPFARTIAPAIREALQLVEETLESNRKFDPLTSDKLFVVAMTDYGSATLLPALLSELAGIAPKVAIKVLRLDEKRVLKKLEANEVDLAFSSQVEAGADFYEKVLFKDEFVCLVAKDHPEIVEGITLAQFVGYDHVLYTPQEGNIGVVDRALAKRRLASHTRLYAPHALAIPLVLNGSDLMVTLPERLARAFQSAWEFRAFKPPLEVPGFEMKMVWHRVNHGDAASNWLRELCTRLFQVREAEPN
- a CDS encoding DUF2938 family protein; this translates as MEFLLVAFAGGLLGSWWMDLVDDWNKRTTGIHSGVTAALIGRWVLGWGRLRFAHSEITESPAREGEARAGMVFHYLVGGGCVALVYPLFFLATGIPTPSSHIVPAIVYGFITSLLPWFILFPAFGWGVFARRPLPGTRPVLASTITHLPYGLGIGVTLDGYAWLTGAGF